Genomic segment of Rhodocaloribacter litoris:
GCGTCTCGCGGTAGAAGATGCCGAAGGGGCGGGGCATCTCCGGCTGCCGGAACAGGTGACCCACCAGGGTGGCCATCTCGTAACTGGTCTCGTCGTAGACGAGGCAGTCCGAGATGGACCAGGCGTCGCCTGCCAGGTCGATGACTTCCAGGCGCAGCCCGTCCAGGCGAAGACCCTTTTGGCCGCCGGCGAACGTCAACGGCCGGCCGTGTTCGAGAAAGAGCGTGTGGTCCGGCTTGGTGTCTTTCTCCGTGAAGGTGAAGAAGGCTCCGTCGTTGAAGATGTTGCAGTTCTGGTAGATCTCGACGAAGGCGGCTCCCTTGTGGGCGTGGGCGGCCTTGAGGATGTCCTTCATGTGCCGGGGATCGCGGTCCATCGTGCGGGCCACGAACGTGGCCTCGGCGCCGAGGGCCAGCGCGATCGGGTTGAAGGGGTGGTCGATGGAGCCGTAGGGGGTGCTTTTGGTGATCTTGCCCAGCTCCGAGGTGGGGCTGTACTGCCCTTTGGTCAGGCCGTAGATCTGGTTGTTGAAGAGCAGCAGCTGCACGTCCACGTTGCGCCGCATCAGGTGGATCAGGTGGTTGCCGCCGATGGAGAGAGCGTCGCCGTCGCCGGTGATGATCCACACGTCGAGTTCCGGGCGGCTGGCTTTCAGGCCGGTGGCGATGGTCGGGGCGCGGCCGTGGATGGAGTGCATCCCGTAGGTGTTCATGTAGTACGGGAAGCGGCTGGAGCAGCCGATGCCGCTGATGAAGACGACGTTCTCGCGCGGCACGCCGAGTTCGGGCATGAGGCGCTGCACGGTGGCCAGGATGGCATAGTCGCCGCAGCCGGGGCACCAGCGCACGTCCTGGTCGGAGGTGAAGTCCTGCCGGGTGAGCCCGCGTGGGGCGCCGTCGCCGCCGGGGGCGGGCGGCCGTGCCGGTCCCTTGCCGGGCCCGGCGGGTCTGACGCCGGGCGGCATGGCCGGTTTGGCGCCTTTCGGGCCTTCGGCCGGTCTGGCGCCGGGCGGCATGGCCGGTTTGGCGCCCTTCGGGCCTTCGGCCGGTCTGGCGCCCGGAGGGAGGACGGGCTTGGCACGCTTCGGCTGTTTGTCGGGATGCTGGTCAGCCATGTTCTTATGCGTTAACGTGTCACAGCGCTAGGCGGCCGTGACGTTGGTGGATGGGCAGAGTAGAGGCGTTGCGTGGAGGTTCAACGCTCACGAAAGAATTTCATTGATCCGGCCGACGAT
This window contains:
- a CDS encoding thiamine pyrophosphate-dependent enzyme yields the protein MADQHPDKQPKRAKPVLPPGARPAEGPKGAKPAMPPGARPAEGPKGAKPAMPPGVRPAGPGKGPARPPAPGGDGAPRGLTRQDFTSDQDVRWCPGCGDYAILATVQRLMPELGVPRENVVFISGIGCSSRFPYYMNTYGMHSIHGRAPTIATGLKASRPELDVWIITGDGDALSIGGNHLIHLMRRNVDVQLLLFNNQIYGLTKGQYSPTSELGKITKSTPYGSIDHPFNPIALALGAEATFVARTMDRDPRHMKDILKAAHAHKGAAFVEIYQNCNIFNDGAFFTFTEKDTKPDHTLFLEHGRPLTFAGGQKGLRLDGLRLEVIDLAGDAWSISDCLVYDETSYEMATLVGHLFRQPEMPRPFGIFYRETRPTYEALLQQQIETVMRQRGPGDLQALLQAGETWEIT